A genomic stretch from Hemicordylus capensis ecotype Gifberg chromosome 5, rHemCap1.1.pri, whole genome shotgun sequence includes:
- the LOC128327683 gene encoding interleukin-2 receptor subunit alpha-like isoform X1, which produces MSNLYLRFGLLLVWGIFQSIQTGEGGCPNPDPVEFAKIFVKEYVVGTVVNYKCEPGYKRRAGTVDQLRCINKTDKVQWSPELKDFLQCIVYPMKVGSPSEQPATKKLEGISHGPQATAQPVMKGFCDVPKTPEHATVTNTKYQVGQKVWYQCLDGYQAQPPISAILTCQNSRGNVFWSGLTLRCRNDSTVAEEATVQHMAAGKMLAWVGCWFSCRTGIPPAEGGRFRSRPVWCRV; this is translated from the exons GAGGATGCCCCAATCCTGACCCAGTGGAGTTTGCCAAGATCTTTGTTAAGGAGTATGTGGTGGGCACAGTTGTGAATTACAAATGTGAACCAGGCTACAAAAGGAGAGCTGGCACAGTCGACCAACTCAGATGCATAAATAAGACTGATAAGGTCCAGTGGTCACCAGAGTTGAAGGATTTCCTACAGTGCATAG TTTATCCTATGAAGGTTGGCTCACCTTCGGAGCAGCCCGCAACGAAAAAGCTGGAGGGGATTTCCCATGGCCCGCAAGCCACAGCTCAGCCAGTTATGAAAG GCTTCTGTGATGTCCCAAAAACCCCTGAACATGCCACGGTCACAAACACAAAGTACCAGGTGGGGCAGAAAGTGTGGTACCAATGCCTGGATGGATACCAAGCTCAGCCTCCCATCTCTGCCATTCTCACATGTCAGAATTCTAGAGGAAATGTTTTCTGGTCCGGCTTAACTCTACGGTGCAGAAATGACAGTACGGTTGCAGAAGAGGCCACCGTCCAGCACATGGCTGCAGGTAAGATGTTGGCCTGGGTAGGATGCTGGTTCAGTTGTAGGACAGGTATTCCACCTGCAGAAGGTGGCAGGTTCCGTTCAAGGCCAGTGTGGTGTCGTGTTTAG